Proteins encoded in a region of the Sphingomonas sp. HMP9 genome:
- the trmB gene encoding tRNA (guanine(46)-N(7))-methyltransferase TrmB: MNDPSVIRRLYGRRQGHKLRLGQAALVEETLADLSVPEEGPIDAMTLFGDDRPLHVEIGFGAGEHLAGQAAMNPGVGFIGCEPFLNGVVGALTHIRDGELTNVRLHMGDALEVIERLPDASLDRLYLLHPDPWRKARHAKRRMVNHGPLDTIAAKLKPGAEFRLGTDDPTYCRWSMMIMNARRDFEWQAKTPHDFLTRPDDWPETRYERKARRQGHEVWYYRYLRV; this comes from the coding sequence ATGAACGATCCTTCTGTTATCCGCCGCCTCTATGGCCGTCGCCAGGGCCACAAGCTGCGCCTTGGCCAAGCCGCGCTCGTCGAGGAAACGCTCGCCGACCTGTCGGTGCCCGAGGAAGGGCCGATCGATGCGATGACGCTGTTCGGCGACGATCGCCCGCTGCATGTCGAGATCGGCTTCGGTGCGGGCGAGCATCTGGCGGGACAGGCCGCGATGAACCCGGGCGTCGGCTTTATCGGCTGCGAACCGTTCTTGAACGGCGTGGTCGGTGCGCTGACGCACATCCGCGACGGCGAACTGACCAACGTCCGGCTGCACATGGGCGATGCGCTGGAGGTGATCGAGCGCCTGCCCGACGCGAGCCTCGACCGGTTGTATCTGCTGCATCCCGATCCCTGGCGGAAGGCGCGCCATGCGAAACGTCGCATGGTCAACCACGGCCCGCTCGACACGATCGCCGCCAAGCTGAAGCCCGGCGCGGAATTCCGGCTCGGCACCGACGATCCGACCTATTGCCGCTGGTCGATGATGATCATGAACGCGCGCCGCGATTTCGAATGGCAGGCGAAGACTCCGCACGACTTCCTGACCCGCCCCGACGACTGGCCCGAGACCCGGTACGAGCGGAAGGCGCGGCGGCAGGGCCACGAGGTGTGGTATTATCGCTACTTGAGGGTCTGA
- a CDS encoding formate/nitrite transporter family protein, which translates to MVDNASNPPGEDVEDLKAADAQDLHKAVREAGEDELDRPVSALFFSGLAAGMAISSSLIAEGALHQALPDTPWRTIIVSLGYPIGFLVVILGRMQLFTESTISAMLPLVTKPSGWALKRTLRLWGVVLAANLIGTAITGGAIAAGVLGGSELREAMIAVSMGITELSAWATFVNAIPAGFMIAILAWSLPNARQQAFPVIFAITYVVAIGGFSHSIVGSGEAFLLLFSGRTGVWTMLVELILPAVLGNLLGGAGLFALLAHAQVRGEMDGQGET; encoded by the coding sequence ATGGTCGACAACGCTTCCAATCCGCCCGGCGAAGACGTCGAGGACCTCAAGGCCGCCGATGCGCAGGATCTGCACAAGGCCGTGCGCGAGGCTGGCGAGGATGAGCTCGATCGTCCGGTATCGGCGCTGTTCTTTTCCGGGCTTGCTGCTGGCATGGCGATCTCCAGTTCGCTGATCGCAGAGGGCGCGCTGCACCAGGCGCTGCCCGATACGCCGTGGCGGACCATCATCGTGTCGCTCGGCTATCCGATCGGCTTCCTGGTGGTGATCCTCGGGCGGATGCAGCTGTTCACCGAGAGCACGATCAGCGCGATGCTGCCGCTGGTGACCAAGCCCTCGGGCTGGGCGCTCAAGCGTACACTGCGGCTGTGGGGCGTGGTGCTCGCCGCCAATCTGATCGGGACGGCGATCACCGGGGGTGCGATCGCGGCGGGTGTGCTCGGCGGCAGCGAGCTGCGCGAGGCGATGATCGCGGTGTCGATGGGAATTACCGAGCTTTCCGCCTGGGCGACGTTCGTCAACGCGATCCCCGCCGGGTTCATGATCGCGATCCTCGCCTGGTCGCTGCCCAATGCGCGGCAACAGGCGTTCCCGGTGATCTTCGCGATCACGTATGTCGTCGCGATCGGCGGGTTCAGCCATTCGATCGTCGGCTCCGGCGAGGCGTTCCTGCTGCTGTTCTCCGGCCGCACCGGCGTCTGGACGATGCTGGTCGAATTGATCCTGCCGGCGGTGCTCGGCAACTTGCTGGGCGGTGCGGGGTTGTTCGCCTTGCTTGCGCATGCACAGGTGCGCGGCGAAATGGACGGACAGGGCGAAACGTGA
- a CDS encoding phosphatase PAP2 family protein: protein MGKTKEAAKAVEKVDREATHKAAEHRDAPLVKATGFLAEIGDQPQLVATSIGTVVIGLIARRPDVIRGGVRMLAAHAAATFVKSAIKASVDRTRPEKAIEDGKARFEPGKSDDHEQTSFPSGHTAGAVAVARAASRDIQGAGGPAALISGAVAAAQPINGKHYLSDLVVGAAVGWIAEALVSAVFDRVAPVVETAVTTKAPLLIEHAKA, encoded by the coding sequence ATGGGCAAGACCAAGGAAGCCGCAAAAGCCGTCGAGAAGGTGGATCGCGAGGCAACGCACAAGGCGGCCGAGCACCGCGACGCGCCGCTGGTCAAGGCGACCGGGTTCCTCGCCGAGATCGGCGACCAGCCGCAGCTTGTGGCGACGTCGATCGGCACCGTCGTGATCGGCCTGATCGCGCGCCGGCCGGACGTGATCCGCGGTGGCGTGCGGATGCTGGCGGCGCATGCGGCGGCAACCTTCGTCAAGTCGGCGATCAAGGCATCGGTCGACCGTACCCGCCCCGAAAAGGCAATCGAGGACGGCAAGGCACGGTTCGAGCCGGGCAAGAGCGACGATCACGAGCAGACGTCGTTCCCGTCGGGCCACACGGCCGGTGCGGTTGCGGTCGCGCGGGCCGCGTCGCGCGACATCCAGGGCGCGGGCGGGCCGGCCGCGTTGATCTCCGGCGCCGTCGCGGCGGCGCAACCGATCAACGGGAAGCATTATCTGTCCGATCTCGTCGTCGGTGCCGCGGTCGGCTGGATCGCCGAAGCGCTCGTCAGCGCGGTGTTCGACCGGGTGGCGCCCGTGGTCGAGACGGCGGTGACGACCAAGGCTCCCCTGCTGATCGAGCACGCCAAGGCTTGA
- a CDS encoding AI-2E family transporter yields the protein MIDRRRVETGGFITFLVAITIALCLVVSSFAAALLWSALAAILFQSLYQWLLKRWPERRNLAAALTLLIIFVAVIVPALFIGSLMIDQSASVYAKLQSGQINFGAYFQQIHDALPNRIQGALDKAGLNSFEQAQSRVSTILGNSVRSIAGQALSIGRNAAAFVLSFGVGLYVTFFLLRDGDKIGPAIRRALPFEHSVAVKLVDKFVAVVRATIKGSVIVGLVQGALGGLTFWIVGVPAALLWGLLMALTSLLPALGPAIVWVPVAVYLLATGAIWQGIVVIVSGVVVIGLADNILRPILVGRDTGIPDYIVLVSTLGGIEVVGLSGIVVGPLVAALFLTAWQILTEQRHAQPDSVR from the coding sequence ATGATCGACAGGCGTCGAGTGGAAACGGGGGGCTTCATCACCTTCCTGGTCGCGATCACCATTGCATTGTGCCTGGTCGTGTCGTCGTTCGCGGCAGCGTTGCTGTGGAGTGCATTGGCGGCAATCCTGTTCCAGTCGCTCTACCAGTGGCTGCTCAAGCGCTGGCCTGAGCGGCGCAATCTCGCCGCGGCGCTGACCTTGCTGATCATCTTCGTCGCGGTGATCGTGCCGGCGCTGTTCATCGGCAGCCTGATGATCGACCAGTCCGCCTCGGTCTATGCCAAGCTGCAAAGCGGCCAGATCAACTTCGGCGCGTATTTCCAGCAGATCCATGACGCGTTGCCGAACCGGATTCAGGGTGCGCTCGACAAGGCCGGGCTCAACAGCTTCGAGCAGGCGCAGTCGCGGGTGTCGACCATCCTCGGCAACAGCGTCCGCTCGATCGCCGGCCAGGCGCTGTCGATCGGTCGCAACGCGGCGGCGTTCGTCTTGTCGTTCGGCGTCGGGCTGTACGTGACGTTCTTTCTCCTGCGCGACGGCGACAAGATCGGGCCGGCGATCCGCCGCGCGCTGCCGTTCGAGCATTCGGTGGCGGTGAAACTCGTCGACAAGTTCGTCGCTGTGGTGCGCGCGACGATCAAGGGATCGGTGATCGTCGGGCTCGTCCAGGGTGCGCTCGGGGGCCTGACCTTCTGGATCGTCGGCGTGCCGGCGGCGTTGCTCTGGGGCTTGCTGATGGCGCTCACGTCGCTGTTGCCCGCGCTCGGGCCGGCGATCGTCTGGGTGCCGGTCGCGGTGTACCTGCTGGCGACCGGTGCGATCTGGCAGGGGATTGTGGTCATTGTCTCAGGCGTGGTGGTGATCGGCCTAGCCGACAACATCCTGCGCCCGATCCTGGTCGGTCGTGATACCGGCATTCCGGATTACATCGTGCTGGTCTCGACCTTGGGCGGCATCGAGGTCGTCGGGCTCAGCGGTATCGTCGTCGGCCCACTGGTCGCGGCGCTGTTCCTGACCGCGTGGCAGATCCTGACCGAGCAGCGTCACGCACAGCCGGACAGCGTACGCTGA